TCAACCATAGCGTTGAATGCCATGACAAGACCCACAGTTACAGACATCCTGAGGCATTCCACTACAGTCCGAGATCTGCTCCTTTGCCCGATCATCATGACTGATGCGATAGCATCCAGCGGATGGGGCCCAAGAATAGCGGCTGCCTGTATATCTCTTTGTGCCAGTGAAACAATAGCGCTCGTGGCTTTCTTGATTGCTCGTCAGATCAATACTGCGGTTGAGCTAAATGTCGGCGCTTTGTGGGCCATATTTGCGTACATTGTCTTTATCGAGCGGACAGTCTATCTTGTGCTGGCAGAGATTGTTTACGCCAACCGAGCCCGCCTTGACGGGGCGACCAGATCCAAAGTGTCATTGACAGCGGCCTCGGGGAGCTGGCAGCCAGTTCTGCTAAGTGCGTGTATCCATGCGGCACTTGCCTCTTGCGTGGAAAGTAACAGTCTATTTTGGTCTATAGGTTTGTTCTACATAATCCCTGTCGTTTTGTGGCTGGTTGTGTGGTGTTGGAAGGTACGTAGATATATGCGCATTTCAGAGCCGGTTCAGGTTTAGCGCGTGCTGTATCGGCTCCGCAGATTCTAACAGCATAGGCCCCTTGGAGTGCGGCGGCAGCGACGCCGCCCTGGATGTTTTTTCGGACAAATCAAACCGTCATGATGCGGGGATGCCGGAAACCGGAGAATGCCAAGTTACCGACCATCTTCTGCCAGAGTCTCTATGCCTTTGAGGTAATGATTTGTGAGCCAACAACAGCCAAGGCGGCGTCGCTACCGCCGCACTCCAGGGTCGCCTTGCGGCGACGAAGATAAGCCGGGCAGTTCCTCTTTTCCGCCAGGGCAATGAGGGCATCGTAGGTCATCGTCGCGACGGCCTCGCCGGTCTGTAGCATGCCGCCGCCGTCGCGCCACGCCGCTGCACGGGCTTAGAGGGATAGCTTCCGGCATGCGAGACCCGCAAAAATAGATATCGGCCGACGGTAGTGAATATACTAGGTGAGCAAATGGGCAGCTTTGGGGCTTATGGCCTCGGTCTTGACACGAGGAGGCAACCAGCATGGTACGGCATCTCCGCGAGACGGTTTTCGTGGTGGCCCTGACGGTGGCGTTGGGTTTGGCCCAGCCGGTTTGGGCCCAAATGGTCGTCAAAGATTACCAGACGAATACAACCATCACCTCGGGGGGCAGCTCGACCCTCAACATCAGCACCAGCACCACAGAGAACAACACCGCATTCAACTCGTTTTCACGGTTCAACGTGTATGACGGCTACACGGTCAATCTCGTCCGCCCCTCAAGCGCCACCAACCTGATCAACCTTGTTCAGAACGAGATCAGCCTGCTGGACGGACATCTCAGGACCATCAACACCTCAGGTCTGGTGGCGGGCAACAGCTTCTTCGTCAATCCCCTCGGATTCACCGTCAGTTCAACGGCCCAGGTGGAAGCCGGCTCGGTCACTTTTGAGACGCCTACGCAAGAGTTTATGGCCAACTTCTTTGAAGGTTGGGCGAATCCCAGCGATGCTGCGACAAGCGCGGTCCTGAACGGCACGCTGGCGATCAACCCCAACGCCCAGATCATCCTGGACGGCGCCATCAACGCCAGCGTGACTTCTGTCTATGGCGATTGCCGTTTTGCCGGCTCCGTCAGTGGCGACTTCAGCAGCGGCTACGCCACCACGTTCTCCGGCACGGGAACGCGGAGCATTGGGGGGGAACTGCTCGCGTCAGGCCGCCTGAGCGTCGATGCAGTCACTGTCCAAGTCGGCGATGATCTGCAGATCGATGGCAGCGGCTACATTATCGCCACCTCCGGTAGTCGTATCGTTGTCGGCGGCAGCCTGGTTTGTGCCAGCACGCGCCCCGACCTGTGGGACACCCGTGGAGCCGAGCTGGTCCTGCCCAGCGGGCCTCACACGCTGCACCTGGCCGGCGGGGACCTTGGGCCTGGTGGGGACAACGGCTTCGCCTGGGGGACGCTCACCCTGGAAAGCGGCGCGGGCCTGGCTCTGATGGACGCCGTCAGTCCGGCTGGCGCTGCGCTCTACCTGGACGTGCTGGCTCTGGCCGACGGACTGGCCCAGATCCCGTCCATTACGGGCAACGGCTTCAACATCTACTACGACCCCTCAAACCCGGCCAATGCCTACTTGGGCGGCGCCAGCTATCCGCTGACCAACGGGGGCGCCATCACTCCTATTCCCGAGCCGGCCGGCCTGCTCCTGCTGGTCACCGCCCTGCCGTTGGCGATGCGCCGGCGTCGCAATGCTGCGTGAGCCGCACTGGCTGGCGGCTGAGATGCGGGCAAAGAGAAGTCGCCGTCACATCGACAAATAGGAGGACGAGGGCGACGAGGAACTATCCGAGTCAATCTGACTGTGCCACCCATTGGACGTGCTTGCCCAGCCCTTTGGCAGCGGCAAACTTGAGCAGGCGCTGATCCGCTGTAATCAGCGGGCAGTGATTCCTCATGGCAAGAGCGAGGTAAAGACAGTCATATACGGGATGGTTCGACCGCAACGATATTTCCAGCGCCGGCTCGATGAGGTCCGTCATCGCCGTTATCTCAAGAGGCACGTTTCGGATGTCGTCGAATAACGACCTCGCTTTGTCCAGAAGGATCTCGCCTCGCGAATGGCGTTTCCAGATGACATTGGCCAACTCGGCGTAGATCAGATCCGGCGCAAGCAGCGTCGCTTCTCCTTCCAGCAGTCCCCGGGCATGATCGGCGTGCTGTTCCTGAAAGAAGGCGGCGGCCACGACGCTGGCGTCCACCACGGCCTCACTCATCGCTGGCGATCCTCACGAATCAGTTCGACGCTGCTGGGAGTAAATGTCTTTCCCGCAAACTCTTTCTTCCACTTGTCCAGTATGCGGGTCACTTCCTGTTTATCAGTCCCGGCGGCTTGCTCCAGCAAGAGCTTAACTTCCCCCTGAAGCGAACGTCTGTTTCGTTTGGCTTTGGCCTTGAGGCGCCGGACTGCAGCGGCGTTCAACCCGCGAATCAAGATGTCTGGCATGATGTTTCTCCAGTTGCCGTATATCAGAATGATATCATCGTCTTCTGTTTGAGGCAAATGAAAAGGCCACTTCCCCATCCTCCTGATCTCCTCAATCCTGTAATCCCGCACTCCCTGCCCCGCTCCGAATCCGCAATCCGACCCCCCCCCGTCAGTCACAGCCCGGCGATCTGGGCCCAGGGAACTTGCGCTATGATGGTCTCTGCCGCGGGGGCGAGGGTGGCCTCTTCTACATCGTTGTCCGGCTCGTCCGTCACCAGCACGACGCGGTCGACCTTGCCCCGCAGACCGATCTGGGCGGGATTGGCGGCCACCGACGGATCGAACGGCGCGGCGTCGCCGGGGTATCGGTTGATGACGACGGCCGCAACGTGCAGCCCGGCGCTGCGGGCG
This region of Planctomycetaceae bacterium genomic DNA includes:
- a CDS encoding leukotoxin LktA family filamentous adhesin, producing MVRHLRETVFVVALTVALGLAQPVWAQMVVKDYQTNTTITSGGSSTLNISTSTTENNTAFNSFSRFNVYDGYTVNLVRPSSATNLINLVQNEISLLDGHLRTINTSGLVAGNSFFVNPLGFTVSSTAQVEAGSVTFETPTQEFMANFFEGWANPSDAATSAVLNGTLAINPNAQIILDGAINASVTSVYGDCRFAGSVSGDFSSGYATTFSGTGTRSIGGELLASGRLSVDAVTVQVGDDLQIDGSGYIIATSGSRIVVGGSLVCASTRPDLWDTRGAELVLPSGPHTLHLAGGDLGPGGDNGFAWGTLTLESGAGLALMDAVSPAGAALYLDVLALADGLAQIPSITGNGFNIYYDPSNPANAYLGGASYPLTNGGAITPIPEPAGLLLLVTALPLAMRRRRNAA
- a CDS encoding type II toxin-antitoxin system VapC family toxin, producing the protein MSEAVVDASVVAAAFFQEQHADHARGLLEGEATLLAPDLIYAELANVIWKRHSRGEILLDKARSLFDDIRNVPLEITAMTDLIEPALEISLRSNHPVYDCLYLALAMRNHCPLITADQRLLKFAAAKGLGKHVQWVAQSD
- a CDS encoding dethiobiotin synthase codes for the protein WVIHFARLIGLPLVVVARPGLGTINHTLLTLHAARSAGLHVAAVVINRYPGDAAPFDPSVAANPAQIGLRGKVDRVVLVTDEPDNDVEEATLAPAAETIIAQVPWAQIAGL